The Arachis ipaensis cultivar K30076 chromosome B10, Araip1.1, whole genome shotgun sequence DNA window TTGAATTTTTCTCGTGCACTAATGTTTCAAGTGAATTATGGTGACAGATTTTTAATGGTACTCACACTTTGGCAcctgcagcacaagaattaatGATATTAAGATAAATATAACAACGTAGATTATGTGAAACTATAATGCAAATGACATTGTAAACAAACACTTACTGAGACTTCTAtttgttaaaatttttcaattgttcTTTCAAGTTTTAACATATATTCCCTTGATTGCAGTGCACTGGGGATGTGCAGGCGATGTGGCAATCTGAGGAGATTAGCTTGTTCTAGATGTAAAGGAACTGGCTCAGTCAAAGAAGGCGGAATTCTAAGACTCGGTAGTAACCTCATGGATGACTTGTATGAAAATCTTGGTTATCAATCAAAGGTCAAGCAGATATCTTGTGTAAAATGTCAAGCCAGAGGTTACTTTTCATGTCCTGAATGTTCTAAACAATAATCTATGTGATTTTATTTATCTCCTGGACCACTGACCGGCACCGGCGAGCTTGCATCCTTGCCCTATAAAATTGTGGCAAGAAAACCTCACAGATGGTGATATGTAACAGCAGTTTTATCCTTTATACCTTGTTGCAAGAACAGATGCATGATCAAGATGCTGCTTGTTAATCAGGATTAGCTGTATTTGTTGTCTCTATTGTATTGGTTTGTAATATTTTGATTCCATTATTGTCCTTGACTTATAAGGTTGGAACCTTTTTTCCTTCCATAGTAGTCCAAGCATTGCAATAGTCTATCctttttactttcttgctttttAGGGAACACACCATTTTATTGATGAATTTGTTCTGTCATTGGGCCACATGTCAAATTGAAAATGATATTCTTACAAGAATAAAGCTAGAGTCATGTGGTCAATTCACTTGTTCGCTTAAACAAGTGTCAAAGATTTGAATTTCGTCTTGtgtatgtaataatttattggtCAATAACAAATCTTTAAATGAAGTTTAGATTTGTGGTAAATTAGTCTTTGATCTATCGGATTTAGGaatactatttaaaaaaaaaaaaaaagagaaaagctaGATGGATGCCACTTTAAAACAAAGTTAATAGATGTGAAGATTCTATTGAGGTGACTCCTAGCATTTAGAATAAATTTGGTTTATGATGATAGATGCTCTTTCCTAATCAATATAATTGATTCCACCCAGTGAATgactatttatttttaaaggaCAAAAGGCTGGAAAAAGAAGTGTTATGGCCAACAAAGTCAACATCGGCATCATATAAACGTGgaattatcttttcaaaaataattcatTAAAATGTTTAGGCCAAAATAGCCAATAAGTTctcctttattatttttgttaccgAATTATAAAATCTCAGTTAGGACAAGTGCACCGATCACAACTCacaagtaataaaaaaaatagtaaaataattaTCTTTTCTTCGAAGATTATTAATCAGGtagaaaatttgctttaaaaaaaattcattatttgAGCATTCAAAGAAtagaatgaataaataaataaaatctaaaatctaaaaaaacaaataaaaagatgAGAATGTAATGAATGATATAAATGTTAAGATTAATTTCATCCAATGTTTCATGTTTGTAATATCGAGTGTTCTCTAATTTTCTTGATTCACTGACATCAGTGAGTCTCTTAATTAGATTAACTTAGTGAATAACTTAATTTGGTTAATGACTTAATTCCAATTTAAATCTAGCTAATGATAAAGATCTAAGACCACACAAGCAAATACTTCCTCGTTTGGCTATGCTTTAATTTATAGCAGCAATTTGTTTAGCGTATTCATACCTTCCAACTCACATTCATCAATCTTATCAAGAGAACAATCTAACAATAGAAGAAACATTGTTTCTTTCTCGCATCTAAACTTATTGCCTAAAGTACTctattgaaataaaaaatcatatacttagttaattttttttgtgactgaaaaagaaaaa harbors:
- the LOC107624056 gene encoding uncharacterized protein LOC107624056; protein product: MDNITASEVAGLGVGTLLLCATIAAPKIDAFFSSSQRSALGMCRRCGNLRRLACSRCKGTGSVKEGGILRLGSNLMDDLYENLGYQSKVKQISCVKCQARGYFSCPECSKQ